A genomic region of Anopheles coustani chromosome 3, idAnoCousDA_361_x.2, whole genome shotgun sequence contains the following coding sequences:
- the LOC131272332 gene encoding testin encodes MTDSSGIESPAAPEWLVKLESRRERIKAKLSHESGNGAPCNVCGSACPGLDLHFWRKICRNCKCRKEQHDCIDDDVSGWAQFEILGAIRSKPAYIRISELTDKPVELAWVPPNVTPELASDYMRTLGQQNIPIVGSEAAEKRKQQLEFQVPAHDLDTNLCHNLTPYEAGQLSEYVEKIKTHCVGQGTVLRIGGEGAGQLQYGTVVQQPKRDQPGDITPSANVQSGDSTRPDYMESPALSDKMKYKLHLMGISSSEMVAQAMRQDPAIVLTAGSAGVPEPIVKFHREYQTNPKFRAEMDRFVEQQQQAQKLDEPLGSVAGGSLVPSGSNDSGFGSIPVSPRDVTPGHAELLGPMGTLGLSEKVMPPPQQASTGPAIATLQTLRCGGCTLPITTGEVAVKVDRPVSSECSVWHPQCFQCQRCGELLADLVYFYHAGAIYCGRDLAAILKIPRCAACDELIFTKEYTAAEGATFHVRHFCCYHCDGPLAGQQYVMDERSSQPLCLPCYEGHYAQTCATCQRRIGPTEQGVGWDKIHWHKECFLCSGRHCRKSLIGGRFCVKANRPYCSAQCTKDI; translated from the exons ATGACGGACTCTTCTGGTATAGAATCTCCTGCCGCACCGGAATGGCTGGTGAAGCTGGAAAGCCGCAGGGAACGTATTAAAGCCAAACTTAGCCACGAAAGTGGCAACGGCGCGCCGTGCAATGTTTGTG GAAGCGCTTGTCCGGGATTGGATTTACACttttggagaaaaatatgTCGTAACTGCAAGTGCCGCAAAGAGCAACACGACTgcatcgacgacgacgttaGTGGTTGGGCGCAGTTCGAAATCCTTGGGGCCATTCGGTCGAAGCCAGCAT ACATTCGAATTTCCGAGCTGACAGACAAACCGGTGGAGCTGGCCTGGGTACCACCGAACGTGACCCCCGAGCTGGCTTCGGACTACATGCGCACGCTCGGCCAGCAGAACATTCCGATCGTGGGCAGCGAGGCGGCTGAAAAGCGCAAACAGCAGCTCGAGTTCCAGGTGCCCGCACACGATCTCGACACGAACCTGTGCCATAACCTGACGCCGTACGAGGCGGGTCAGCTGAGTGAGTACGTCGAGAAAATCAAAACGCACTGCGTTGGCCAGGGTACGGTCCTGCGCATCGGTGGTGAGGGAGCAGGTCAGCTGCAGTACGGAACGGTGGTTCAGCAACCGAAACGAGACCAGCCTGGCGACATCACACCGTCCGCAAATGTCCAGTCTGGTGATTCAACGCGCCCGGACTACATGGAGAGTCCCGCACTGTCCGACAAGATGAAGTACAAACTGCACCTGATGGGTATCAGCAGCTCAGAGATGGTGGCTCAAGCGATGCGGCAGGATCCGGCCATCGTGCTTACGGCCGGTTCCGCTGGGGTTCCTGAACCGATCGTAAAATTCCATCGAGAGTATCAAACGAACCCGAAGTTCCGTGCCGAGATGGATCGTTTcgtggagcagcagcagcaggcccaAAAACTGGATGAACCATTGGGTAGTGTGGCCGGGGGATCACTTGTACCGTCGGGTAGTAATGATTCCGGGTTTGGTTCGATTCCGGTGAGCCCCCGGGACGTCACTCCGGGCCACGCTGAACTCCTCGGGCCAATGGGAACGTTGGGCTTGAGTGAGAAGGTAATGCCTCCACCGCAGCAGGCCTCCACCGGCCCGGCCATCGCCACGCTGCAAACGCTCCGCTGTGGCGGCTGCACGCTTCCGATAACGACCGGCGAGGTGGCCGTAAAAGTGGATCGGCCGGTCAGCAGCGAATGCTCGGTCTGGCACCCACAGTGCTTCCAGTGCCAACGATGCGGCGAACTGTTGGCCGATCTCGTCTACTTCTACCACGCCGGTGCCATCTACTGTGGGCGCGATCTGGCCGCCATCCTTAAGATTCCGCGTTGCGCCGCCTGCGATGAGCTGATCTTCACCAAGGAGTACACGGCGGCCGAAGGGGCCACCTTCCACGTGCGCCACTTCTGCTGCTATCACTGCGATGGCCCGCTGGCCGGTCAGCAGTACGTCATGGACGAGCGTTCCTCGCAGCCACTCTGTCTACCGTGCTACGAAGGCCATTATGCGCAGACGTGTGCCACCTGCCAGCGGCGCATCGGCCCCACGGAGCAGGGGGTCGGATGGGACAAGATACACTGGCACAAGGAGTGCTTCCTGTGCAGCGGTCGCCACTGCCGGAAGTCACTCATCGGGGGTCGCTTCTGTGTCAAGGCGAACCGGCCATACTGTAGCGCCCAGTGCACAAAAGATATTTGA
- the LOC131261395 gene encoding unconventional myosin-XVIIIa isoform X2: protein MSVQSKRSTVTATGGNVRRGLPSATAASTTTLKGDQLLCKCLEKGHEILRKVEELTVNPIRIRTVSRVSTHYQLQQQQPPTPTTTSTTVVTSSVMTQTHTNNGTPGGTGGGGGANKSTNNQSSTTTSTTITTTGTGSSSNSTPGSKGSSTVAGGHAVCEKKLSASVAAGGGGSRVTGGRSSASNRSTSVSDGKRLAQGNRHSSTEGSPVAHGRLANGGVSLAAKASRTTTTSSSVPAVGRGGGGGGGNSWPKPPALTTAPAPLKSPALVKQNKSCSQLAKTARDTAGSPVIGGGTDGGKRKTLSTSSLISSNTTSSSSNTARRASLTRPATIVLTAAVAGDVGDGGVVVCPPAPILITRSTPTPPPPPVLPPHGNTPTTALMMMAVSTKDSYHESDWSEDSGRMSNENLDLFAGEPEKPGSTGGGNVGSGGATLPGKLDESLLGIFENGAAIDGGGTAIMPSAATSIGRRWTRTSAVPKKKLSKGVPPSAPLAPSIGRPIITINDDVGVTGEEKVFFRSGVLGALEAKRDDLLSDRVIQLQAHCRGYLARRRLARRRLQELAVRCIQRNVRAFLKVRDWPWWRLLVRVMPLLAVHRTEEQLKAATAELQQVRAKLEKIEAERNELKATNHKLEARLSDVTSELTEEHSSSNLITERLATETSERLRLEKEVKEYESKYRNLQESSEKMEMELLCAKSELNCDFDDCSTIGDYDGDGSADGRDLMGGVDGEVAKSYRLRYERVARELEFTKKRLQTQHEHDLEQLVGLKKQLEKKLADAYEEVEEQRQVVAQWKRKAQKMTNEMNDLRMLYEEQNSRNNLLEKRQRKFDAECQTLQDTARQERQAKERLTREKDVLMAEKCKLEQTVSDVRLELELKEEKNNVLQRELDEMAFGGGTEEEIAQLKRQKMELDRRCKEQDEELDEMAGQIQLLEQAKLRLEMSLETIRKEARKEAQQRDDEMEEIRGASYKKIKSLECQLEQEHEERTQLLRDKHELERRLNSIEDQDRAERAAEEAMVQRLKRDARKYRALLRDAQSQLERAKGDSASKALVRQLRNQLEDAESARTVAVKARQVLEGELQDAQMLIEEMIRGRNEAEEKATSAQRDRTELQAQIDENEEELAELMKKYSSTVKQLSSEQSLIAEYELRLSELEGEKKSLKEQVVELAARLENVETIGDSSNSMQFKRLELRTKELESRLEFEQATRARIEIQLTRHKDSLEKLQGELSQARNRESQAQDSLKKAQKTIRELRDELSSLANRDQENLAKRKDLEKRIETAEQETASARADLRLALQRIADLQQAMEEEGDSYQSDSDTSDSSSSMDSFHESTVTRKSPSVGSGDHFSVTTNGSVSSSRGGSTSLVGGTRDGRKESNNPRITLTMATGSSENHPTTASTSPTAASSPGTTTTTRLSNGNDGTLNDSSFA, encoded by the exons ATGAGCGTCCAAAGCAAGCGCTCCACTGTCACGGCCACCGGAGGAAACGTAAGGCGCGGGCTGCCGTCCGCCACCGCCGCAAGCACCACCACCCTGAAGGGCGATCAGTTGTTGTGCAAATGCCTGGAGAAGGGCCATGAGATACTGCGCAAGGTGGAAGAGCTAACGGTTAACCCGATACGGATACGCACGGTGTCGCGTGTGTCGACGCACTATcaactgcagcagcagcagccaccgACTCCGACCACTACGTCGACGACGGTGGTCACGTCAAGCGTGATGACCCAAACGCACACGAACAACGGCACCCCGGGAGGAAcgggaggaggtggaggcgCAAACAAGAGCACAAACAATCAGAGCAGCACAACGACGTCGACCACCATCACAACCACCGGCACcggtagcagcagcaacagcaccccGGGCAGTAAAGGATCTTCAACGGTGGCGGGAGGTCATGCGGTGTGTGAGAAGAAACTCTCCGCTTCGGTTGCTGCTGGAGGTGGCGGCAGTAGAGTGACCGGTGGCCGCAGTAGCGCTAGTAACCGATCAACCTCCGTGTCGGACGGCAAGCGATTAGCGCAGGGCAACAGGCACAGCAGCACCGAAGGTTCACCAGTGGCCCACGGACGGCTCGCGAACGGTGGTGTATCTCTGGCCGCGAAGGCTTCACGAACCACGACAACATCCAGCAGCGTTCCCGCCGTTgggagaggaggaggaggaggagggggaaaTAGTTGGCCCAAGCCACCAGCGTTGACGACCGCTCCGGCACCGCTGAAATCTCCGGCCCttgtgaagcaaaacaaaagttgttCCCAGTTGGCAAAAACGGCCCGCGACACTGCGGGGTCGCCTGTCATCGGTGGTGGCACGGACGGTGGGAAACGGAAAACCCTCTCGACGAGTTCGCTGATAAGTAGCAACACCACCAGCTCCAGTAGTAATACGGCCCGACGTGCCTCCCTGACACGCCCGGCCACGATCGTCCTGACGGCGGCGGTTGCCGGTGAcgttggtgatggtggtgttgtCGTGTGTCCACCAGCACCGATCTTGATTACCCGATCGACTCCTACCCCACCTCCTCCACCCGTACTGCCCCCGCACGGCAACACACCAACCACCGctctgatgatgatggcagtGTCGACCAAAGATTCGTACCACGAGAGTGACTGGAGTGAGGATTCTGGTCGGATGTCAAACGAAAACCTGGACCTGTTCGCAGGGGAACCGGAAAAACCTGGCAGTACTGGTGGTGGTAATGTAGGTAGTGGTGGTGCCACGCTACCGGGCAAGCTTGACGAGAGCCTTTTAGGAATATTCGAAAACGGTGCCGCAATCGATGGTGGCGGAACGGCCATCATGCCGTCCGCTGCCACCTCGATCGGACGACGTTGGACCAGAACGTCGGCGGTTCCGAAGAAGAAACTTTCCAAAGGCGTTCCACCATCGGCACCACTCGCGCCATCGATTGGACGTCCAATAATCACGATCAACGACGATGTTGGTGTCACCGGTGAGGAGAAG GTTTTCTTCCGTTCCGGTGTGCTGGGCGCACTGGAGGCGAAACGTGACGACCTACTGTCCGACCGGGTCATCCAGCTGCAGGCCCACTGCCGGGGCTATCTGGCCCGGAGGCGGTTGGCCCGGCGGCGGCTGCAGGAGCTGGCGGTTCGCTGCATCCAGCGGAACGTGCGCGCCTTCCTGAAGGTACGCGACTGGCCCTGGTGGCGCCTACTGGTACGGGTGATGCCGCTGCTCGCCGTCCACCGCACCGAGGAGCAGCTGAAGGCGGCCACGGCCGAGCTGCAGCAGGTTCGCGCCAAGCTGGAGAAGATCGAAGCCGAGCGGAACGAGCTGAAGGCGACCAACCACAAGCTGGAAGCGCGG TTGAGCGACGTAACTTCGGAGTTGACGGAGGAACACTCGTCCTCGAACCTAATCACCGAGCGGCTGGCGACGGAAACATCCGAACGGTTGCGGCTCGAGAAGGAGGTGAAGGAGTACGAGTCGAAATACCGCAACCTGCAGGAGTCGTCGGAGAAGATGGAGATGGAGCTGCTGTGCGCCAAGTCCGAGCTGAACTGTGACTTTGACGATTGCAGCACCATCGGCGATTACGACGGGGATGGTAGCGCCGACGGGCGTGACCTGATGGGCGGCGTCGACGGAGAGGTAGCGAAGAGCTACCGGCTTCGGTACGAGCGCGTCGCGAGGGAGTTGGAGTTTACCAAAAAGCGCCTGCAAACGCAGCACGAGCACGACCTGGAGCAGCTGGTGGGCCTGAAGAAGCAGCTGGAGAAGAAGCTGGCCGACGCGTacgaggaggtggaggagcAGCGCCAGGTGGTGGCCCAGTGGAAGCGCAAGGCACAGAAGATGACGAACGAGATGAACGATTTGCGGATGCTGTACGAGGAGCAGAACAGCCGGAACAATCTGCTGGAGAAGCGGCAGCGCAAGTTCGACGCCGAGTGTCAGACGCTGCAGGACACGGCCCGGCAGGAGCGGCAGGCGAAGGAGCGGTTGACGCGCGAGAAGGATGTGCTGATGGCGGAGAAGTGCAAGCTGGAGCAAACCGTGTCGGATGTGCGGCTCGAGCTGGAGCTGAAGGAGGAGAAGAACAATGTGCTGCAGCGCGAGCTGGACGAGATGGCGTTCGGTGGCGGTACGGAGGAGGAGATTGCCCAGCTGAAGCGTCAGAAGATGGAGCTTGATCGGCGCTGCAAGGAGCAGGACGAAGAGCTGGACGAAATGGCCGGCCAGATACAGCTGCTCGAGCAGGCCAAGTTGCGCCTGGAGATGTCGCTGGAGACGATCCGGAAGGAGGCTCGTAAGGAGGCACAGCAGCGTGACGACGAGATGGAGGAGATCCGTGGTGCGTCGTACAAAAAGATAAAGTCGCTCGAGTGTCAGCTGGAGCAGGAGCACGAAGAGCGCACGCAGCTGTTGCGAGATAAGCACGAGCTGGAACGACGGCTGAACAGCATCGAGGATCAGGATCGGGCCGAGCGGGCGGCGGAGGAAGCGATGGTGCAGCGGTTGAAACGGGATGCCCGGAAATACCGGGCCCTTCTTCGTGACGCTCAGAGCCAACTGGAGCGTGCGAAGGGTGATTCGGCAAGCAAGGCACTGGTGCGGCAGCTGCGGAACCAACTCGAGGATGCTGAGTCTGCGCGAACGGTGGCCGTCAAGGCACGTCAGGTGCTCGAGGGTGAACTACAAGATGCCCAGATGCTGATCGAGGAAATGATACGCGGCCGCAACGAAGCCGAGGAAAAGGCAACGTCCGCTCAGCGCGATCGCACCGAACTGCAGGCCCAGATCGACGAGAATGAGGAGGAGCTGGCGGAGCTAATGAAGAAGTATAGCTCCACCGTGAAGCAGCTAAGCAGCGAGCAATCCCTCATCGCCGAATACGAGCTGCGGCTGTCCGAGCTGGAGGGTGAGAAGAAATCCCTCAAGGAGCAGGTGGTCGAGCTGGCCGCACGTCTCGAGAACGTGGAGACGATCGGCGACTCGTCGAACAGCATGCAGTTCAAGCGGTTGGAGCTGCGAACCAAAGAGCTAGAGTCGAGGCTCGAGTTCGAGCAGGCAACGCGGGCACGCATCGAGATCCAGCTGACCCGGCACAAGGATTCGCTCGAGAAGCTCCAGGGCGAACTGAGCCAGGCACGCAACCGTGAGTCACAGGCGCAAGACTCGCTGAAGAAGGCCCAGAAGACGATACGCGAGCTGCGCGATGAGCTTTCGTCGCTGGCCAACCGGGACCAGGAGAACCTCGCCAAGCGCAAGGATTTGGAGAAACGCATCGAAACGGCCGAACAGGAGACGGCTTCGGCTCGGGCGGATCTACGGCTTGCGCTGCAACGGATAGCCGACCTGCAGCAGGCGATGGAAGAGGAGGGCGATTCATACCAATCGGATAG CGATACTAGCGATAGTTCGTCGTCGATGGATTCGTTCCACGAGTCGACTGTAACACGCAAATCACCGAGCGTCGGAAGTGGGGACCATTTCAGTGTGACCACCAACGGTAGCGTCAGCAGTAGCCGAGGGGGAAGCACGAGTCTGGTCGGTGGAACGCGAGACGGTCGCAAGGAAAGCAATAATCCAAG AATCACCCTCACGATGGCGACGGGCTCCTCcgagaaccatccaacaacgGCATCCACATCGCCAACGGCAGCATCTTCACcagggacgacgacgacgacgaggctCAGCAACGGGAACGATGGAACGTTGAACGATTCTTCTTTTGCTTGA
- the LOC131272906 gene encoding uncharacterized protein LOC131272906, with amino-acid sequence MACCRLCLSETSGIYVSLITGKRLCAVIDRVFPAKISQTLKRTDSPGLPEQVCSACILTMVDFCKFSLKMESNQELLYRRGADKSNTTLPTGILPEGNAEQNAEIPSNCKKSKNNDIGITAVKNEPKVMDNTMDEEFNNAQVPSNMLDSLMNHSTLRVLVENVDVKIEAPSDDDEIPIMNSRWNDGSDTKLQDVNTSEQLQHSPKSSTQQATNPSNSNLNRAKSLKREYKTISGLDDSCKIVYDDLLIKYVPSKETPFRQRKGRHGNYNDMPPIKVAKTGPAVEPSEDYPINHSSSSAQSATQGRAFVSSYSQGLGSCQTTHPAEALDATASGASLSIRYLRLPNKTTDERKITPARKQKHTHRKSSLAQKCTSSSVAVPHSSNGEHSASIDIPGQEVNLPVTRVAKPAGDQFSEDTASDASAIAAALDSLFDVLKPNPYRPSTATSTQLSTSEESTLHSPEQASQVYTVVITRIC; translated from the exons ATGGCTTGCTGTCGGTTGTGCTTGAGTGAAACTTCCGGTATCTATGTCTCCCTGATAACGGGCAAACGGTTGTGCGCGGTGATAGACAGAGTGTTCCCTGCGAAG ATTTCCCAGACGCTTAAGAGAACCGACTCTCCTGGCCTTCCGGAGCAGGTTTGCTCAGCTTGCATACTAACTATGGTGGACTTTTGTAAGTTTAGTTTGAAGATGGAATCGAACCAGGAGCTTCTGTACCGAAGAGGCGCAGATAAATCGAATACAACTCTGCCTACTGGTATCCTACCTGAAGGCAATGCAGAACAAAATGCTGAAATTCCCTCGAAttgtaaaaaaagtaaaaataacgaTATTGGAATAACAGcagtgaaaaatgaacccaAGGTAATGGACAACACAATGGATGAAGAGTTCAATAATGCACAGGTCCCGTCCAATATGTTGGATTCGTTGATGAATCATTCAACCTTAAgagttttggttgaaaatGTGGACGTTAAAATTGAAGCACCCTCGGACGATGACGAGATACCGATCATGAACTCCCGATGGAATGATGGAAGCGATACAAAG TTGCAAGATGTGAATACAAGTGAACAGCTTCAGCATTCGCCAAAGTCATCAACACAGCAAGCTACAAACCCAAGTAATAGCAATCTAAACCGCGCAAAGTCGTTAAAAAGagaatacaaaactatatccgGGCTAGATGACTCATGTAAGATTGTATACGATGATTTGCTGATAAAGTATGTCCCTTCTAAAGAGACACCGTTTAGACAAAGAAAAGGACGTCACGGGAACTACAACGATATGCCTCCAATCAAAGTCGCCAAAACTGGGCCAGCGGTCGAGCCCTCAGAAGATTACCCAATCAATCATTCTTCTTCGTCAGCGCAATCAGCCACGCAAGGTCGAGCTTTCGTCTCGTCCTATAGTCAGGGCTTAGGAAGTTGTCAAACTACCCATCCAGCGGAAGCATTAGATGCTACGGCTTCTGGTGCTAGTTTGTCGATAAGATATCTTCgtcttccaaacaaaacaactgacgaacgaaaaatcaCACCCGctagaaaacaaaagcataCCCATCGAAAATCCAGTCTTGCCCAAAAATGCACCAGTAGTTCCGTTGCAGTTCCCCACTCTTCTAATGGGGAACATTCGGCTTCCATTGACATCCCGGGGCAAGAGGTTAATTTACCGGTAACAAGGGTCGCAAAACCCGCTGGCGATCAGTTTTCCGAAGATACTGCATCAGATGCCAGCGCTATTGCTGCCGCATTGGATTCGCTGTTTGACGTGTTGAAACCCAACCCGTACCGACCGAGTACTGCCACATCCACCCAGTTATCAACGTCAGAGGAATCAACCCTTCATTCCCCGGAGCAGGCCTCACAAGTTTATACAGTAGTGATAACACGTATTTGTTAG
- the LOC131269066 gene encoding ketimine reductase mu-crystallin, protein MSKQNVGTNTTRGSRPVFIDEDQVKQLLDWDEARFALEQAFVSVSNQAREPSARSTDHPVSSQPARTFVQAEGGVLLCMPGFVGHHQLTSNSPDRGSTLACKLITSFRKNASVGLPSINGEVFVFNSTTGKLEAIVEANYLTGVRTATASLVATDHLYLRPAAASQNAAPIKLGIVGCGFQGMMHAVGFVRTQPALARLHSIRLWNRTPARANQLQATLVEEAKKTDSNYSVFVCDTVEDCCRDCDVIVTATGSSEPLVYRSFLKQDVHINAVGAGEYHHAELAQDIYYNCRVYIDHWEGARKELATLRSNVVGEVGEIILGDAEKLLPTQPGGGITVFQSLGMATEDVTVGRLVYEKFVQTQQRYTMEK, encoded by the exons ATGAGTAAACAAAACGTAGGAACCAACACCACCCGGGGGTCACGGCCAGTGTTTATCGATGAGGATCAGGTGAAGCAGCTGCTTGACTGGGACGAAGCTCGGTTTGCATTGGAGCAGGCGTTCGTGTCCGTCTCGAATCAAGCCCGTGAACCGTCTGCCCGCTCCACCGACCATCCGGTCAGCTCCCAACCGGCTCGGACTTTTGTGCAAGCCGAAGGAG GGGTACTCCTGTGCATGCCCGGTTTCGTCGGCCACCACCAGTTGACGAGCAACTCACCGGACCGGGGCTCAACGTTGGCGTGCAAGCTGATCACCAGCTTCCGGAAGAACGCGTCCGTCGGCCTTCCGTCGATTAACGGGGAGGTGTTTGTGTTTAACAGCACCACCGGCAAGCTGGAGGCGATCGTCGAGGCGAACTATTTGACGGGCGTGCGGACGGCAACGGCATCGCTTGTTGCAACCGATCACCTGTATCTGCGACCGGCGGCCGCCTCCCAAAACGCCGCTCCAATCAAGCTGGGAATTGTGGGTTGCGGGTTTCAGGGCATGATGCACGCGGTTGGCTTTGTACGCACCCAGCCTGCCCTGGCCCGGCTCCACTCCATTCGCCTGTGGAATCGAACACCGGCGCGAGCAAATCAACTGCAGGCCACCCTGGTGGAGGAGGCAAAGAAAACGGATAGTAACTATTCCGTGTTCGTGTGCGACACGGTCGAGGATTGCTGCCGGGACTGCGATGTGATTGTGACCGCGACCGGTTCCAGTGAGCCGCTTGTGTACCGAAGTTTCCTAAAGCAGGACGTACACATCAACG CCGTTGGCGCCGGCGAGTACCACCATGCGGAGCTGGCCCAGGACATCTACTATAACTGCCGGGTGTACATTGACCACTGGGAGGGTGCACGGAAGGAATTGGCTACACTCCGATCGAACGTGGTCGGTGAAGTCGGCGAGATCATTCTCGGTGATGCCGAAAAGCTGTTGCCAACGCAACCGGGTGGTGGCATTACCGTGTTCCAGTCGCTGGGAATGGCCACCGAGGATGTCACGGTCGGACGCTTGGTTTACGAAAAGTTTGTCCAAACCCAACAACGGTACaccatggaaaaataa